From the Ostrinia nubilalis chromosome 16, ilOstNubi1.1, whole genome shotgun sequence genome, one window contains:
- the LOC135079256 gene encoding tropomyosin-1, with product MDAIKKKMQAMKLEKDNAMDKADTCEQQARDANLRAEKVNEEVRELQKKLTQVEEDLTLNKNRLDQANKDLEEKEKTLAATEAEVASQNRKVQQIEEDLEKSEERSGTAQQKLLEAQQSADENNRMCKVLENRAQQDEERMDQLTNQLKEARLLAEDADGKSDEVSRKLAFVEDELEVAEDRVKSGDAKISELEEELKVVGNSLKSLEVSEEKANQRVEEFKKQLKTLTSKLKEAEARAEFAEKTVKKLQKEVDRLEDELGINKDRYKSLADEMDSTFAELAGY from the exons ATGGACGCGATCAAGAAGAAGATGCAGGCGATGAAGCTGGAGAAGGACAACGCCATGGACAAGGCCGACACCTGCGAGCAGCAGGCCAGGGACGCCAACCTCCGCGCCGAGAAG GTCAACGAGGAAGTCCGTGAGCTCCAGAAGAAACTCACCCAGGTGGAGGAGGACCTTACGCTCAACAAGAACAGACTGGACCAGGCCAACAAGGACCTGGAAGAGAAAGAGAAGACCCTGGCCGCCACCGAGGCTGAGGTCGCCTCCCAAAACAGGAAGGTCCAGCAGATTGAGGAGGACCTGGAGAAGTCGGAGGAGAGGTCCGGCACAGCCCAGCAGAAGCTGCTCGAGGCCCAGCAGTCCGCTGACGAGAACAACCG TATGTGCAAAGTATTGGAGAACAGGGCACAGCAGGACGAGGAGCGCATGGACCAGCTCACCAACCAGCTGAAGGAGGCCCGTCTGCTCGCTGAGGACGCCGACGGCAAGTCTGACGAG GTATCCCGCAAACTGGCCTTCGTTGAAGACGAGCTCGAAGTTGCTGAGGACCGTGTCAAGTCTGGAGACGCCAAAATCTCAGAACTTGAGGAAGAATTAAAG GTCGTAGGTAACTCCCTTAAATCCTTGGAAGTATCCGAGGAGAAGGCCAACCAGCGCGTAGAAGAATTCAAAAAACAGCTGAAGACCCTCACCAGTAAACTCAAGGAAGCCGAAGCCCGCGCCGAGTTTGCCGAGAAGACTGTTAAGAAACTGCAGAAGGAGGTCGACAGGCTTGAAG ATGAGCTGGGTATCAACAAGGACCGCTACAAGAGCTTGGCCGACGAGATGGACTCGACCTTCGCCGAGCTGGCCGGCTACTAA